One Bacillus amyloliquefaciens DSM 7 = ATCC 23350 DNA window includes the following coding sequences:
- a CDS encoding PhrC/PhrF family phosphatase-inhibitory pheromone: MKLKYKLVLTCLAVGTVFVSADIASAPEHQFEVAQRGMI; the protein is encoded by the coding sequence ATGAAATTGAAGTATAAATTAGTACTTACTTGCTTAGCTGTAGGCACTGTTTTTGTTTCAGCCGACATCGCAAGTGCACCGGAACATCAATTTGAAGTTGCTCAGCGCGGAATGATTTAA
- the speB gene encoding agmatinase, which produces MRFDEAYSGKVFIASRPDWKEADAILYGMPMDWTVSYRPGSRFGPGRIREVSIGLEEYSPYLDSDLADLNFFDAGDIPLPFGNPQRSLDMIEEYVDSILEKGKFPLGMGGEHLVSWPVIKAMYKKFPDLAIIHFDAHTDLRTDYEGEPLSHSTPIRKAAELIGPQNVFSFGIRSGMKEEFEWAKENGMHISKFEVLEPLKKVLPQLAGRPVYVTIDIDVLDPAHAPGTGTVDAGGITSKELLASIHEIARSEVSVKGADLVEVAPIYDHSEQTANTASKMIREMLLGFVK; this is translated from the coding sequence ATGAGGTTTGATGAAGCATATTCAGGAAAAGTATTTATCGCAAGCCGCCCCGATTGGAAAGAGGCGGACGCCATCCTCTACGGCATGCCGATGGATTGGACGGTCAGCTACCGCCCGGGTTCACGGTTCGGCCCGGGGAGAATCCGCGAGGTGTCTATCGGTCTTGAAGAATACAGCCCGTATCTCGACAGTGACTTGGCTGATTTGAATTTCTTTGACGCCGGCGACATTCCGCTTCCGTTCGGCAATCCGCAAAGAAGCCTTGATATGATTGAGGAATACGTGGACAGCATTTTAGAAAAAGGAAAGTTCCCGCTCGGCATGGGAGGGGAGCACCTTGTGTCATGGCCTGTCATTAAAGCCATGTATAAGAAGTTTCCGGACCTTGCCATCATTCATTTTGACGCGCACACAGACCTGCGCACGGATTATGAAGGCGAGCCGCTTTCCCACTCTACACCGATCCGCAAAGCGGCCGAGCTTATCGGGCCGCAAAACGTATTTTCATTCGGCATCCGTTCCGGAATGAAGGAAGAATTTGAATGGGCGAAAGAAAACGGCATGCACATTTCTAAGTTTGAAGTGCTTGAGCCGCTGAAAAAAGTGCTGCCGCAGCTCGCGGGACGTCCTGTTTATGTCACCATCGATATCGACGTTCTTGACCCCGCTCATGCGCCGGGAACGGGCACGGTTGACGCAGGAGGCATCACGTCTAAGGAATTGCTCGCGTCCATCCATGAAATCGCCCGCTCAGAAGTCAGCGTAAAAGGAGCTGACCTTGTAGAAGTCGCGCCGATCTATGACCACTCCGAACAAACCGCAAACACGGCAAGCAAGATGATTCGTGAAATGCTGCTTGGGTTTGTGAAGTAG